The DNA window TCAGGCCATGGGGCTGTTCTTTATCCTGGCCATTATTCTGGTCGGTGCCTTGCCTCAGAGCTTTCTGGCAGCAGCCCGCGAGGCAGTTGCTGTTCTGCTTTAGCCCTGTTATTTCGGTTCAGACACAAAAAGCCCTGGCAAATGTCAGGGCTTTTTTGTGTCTGGCAGGGTGCAGCTGACAGATGCCGCAAACCTGCTACCCTGTGAGAGGATAGCGGAGTAGAAGCATGATCGGAATTATTGTTGACAGGAGAATGGTATGCAGCTGGCAATGCTGGGATTGGGGCGAATGGGCATGAACATGGCGCGGCGGCTGGCTCGTGATGGGCATCAGCTGTGTGTCTGGAACCGGACGGTTGAACGGGCGCAGGAGCTGGCCGCACGGGAGTCTTCCGTCTCTGCCTATGGATCATTGACGGAACTGGTGGCCAGTTTGACACCTCCTCGGCAACTGTGGCTGATGGTGCCTGCCGGGGTGGCGGTCGATACGCTGATTGATCAGTTAGTGCCGTTGCTTGCTCCGGGCGATCTGTTGATAGATGGTGGGAATTCTTACTACAAAGACGCCTGCCGGCGGGCGGACCAGCTTGAGGCCAGGGGGTTGCTTTTTTGTGATGCTGGCGTCAGCGGTGGTATCTGGGGTTTAAGTGAAGGCTACTGCCTGATGGTGGGCGGCTGTCGCAGCGCCTTTGATCGGATTGAACCCCTGCTGGTCAGTCTCGCTCCGCCGCAGGGTTATCTCTACTGTGGCGCTGCCGGCGCTGGGCATTTTGTCAAAATGCTGCACAATGGCATCGAATACGGCATGATGCAGGCCTATGCCGAAGGGTTTGCCGTATTGGAGGCATCGGATTATGGTGATCAGCTTGATTTTGCGGCTGTTGCTCATCTGTGGAATCAGGGTAGCGTGGTGCGCTCCTGGTTGCTGGAATTGCTGGAACATGCCTTTACGGACGATAGCCGCCTGCAGCAGCTGTCTGGTTATGTGGCGGATTCCGGCGAAGGGCGCTGGACCGTTCAGCAGGCCGTTGAAACCGGAGTCGCCGCGCCGGTCATCGCTCTGTCGCTGTTTCAGCGCTTCGCATCGCGCCAGCCCGATGCCTTCAGCAATCGGGTGTTGGCGGCGCTGCGGCGCGAGTTTGGCGGCCATGCGGTCAAATCATCTGCCGAGTCGCAGGCTTCACCATGACAGCATCCCAGCCCGACGTCCTGGCGGGGGCCTATGGCCAATGCCAGCCTTTTCGTATCGAGGCCTTGCGGCCCTGTACCCTGGTGATTCTCGGAGCCTCCGGCGATCTGACCCGCCGCAAGCTGATGCCGGCGCTCTATAACCTGTTTGAGCTCGGCGCACTGCCGTCCGGTTGTCAAATCCTGGGCTGTGGTCGCACGGCTTTAACCAGCGACCATTTTCGTGAACAGATGCTGGTGGCGATCCGTCAGCAGCGCGCGCTGACTATGGAGGAGTGGGAACGTTTCGCGCGCCTTCTGGCTTACCGCCGGCTCGATTATGCCCAACAGGCCGACTGGCAGGATCTGGCCAGCTGGCTTAGGCAACCGGGTTTGCCTGCCAGCCGCCTGTTTTATTGCGCCCTGCCGCCCGACCAGTATGCGACCGTCGCCTGTCAGCTGGGTGCGGTCGGGTTGCAGCAGGCGACGGCGCCGGATTACAGCCGCCTGATCATCGAAAAGCCCTTTGGCCATGATCTGGCCAGCGCCATTGCCCTCGACGCCAGTCTCCATCAGATTTTTGCCGAAGATCAGCTGTTCCGCATCGATCATTATCTGGCCAAGGAAACCGTCCAGAATCTGCTGATGTTGCGGTTTGCCAATGCCCTGTTCGAGCCCCTGTGGAACCGCAGTTACATTGACTCTGTCACCATTATCGCCAGTGAACAGTTGGGAGTCGGTCAGCGAGCCGGCTATTATGATCGGGCAGGGGTACTGCGCGACATGTTTCAGAACCATCTGATGCAGATGCTGGCCCTGGTGGCCATGGAGCCGCCCAGCCGTTTTGAAACTGAAACGGTCCAGAACGAAAAAGCCAAGCTGTTTCGTAGCCTGCGGCCCTTTTCGACGGGCGATCCTGCGCCACAGCTGCTGTTGGGCCAGTATCAGGCCGGCCAGATCGATGGCCAGGCTGTGGTTGGTTATCGCGCGGAAGCCGGTGTGGCGGCGGATTCCTGCACCGCCACCTATGCCCTGCTGCAGCTCTATATCGACAACTGGCGTTGGAGCGGGGTTCCTTTTTATCTGCTGTCGGGCAAGCGTCTGGCCGCGAAACAGACCGCCATTCACATTCAGTTCAAGCAGATTCCCCATTCCCTGTTCGGCCATTTGCTGTCAGCGCCGATTCCGGCCAACCGGTTGGAGCTGGCAATCTACCCGCAGGAACGTATCGCTTTGCATCTTCAGACCAAAAGCCCTGGTGGTAAGGCGTGTCTGGCGCCGGTGCAACTGTGTTACGATTACCCCCAGGCACCTCTGCAGGCCCGTCTTGACGCCTATGAAAAAGTCCTGCTTGATTGTCTGCAGGGTGATCATATGATGTTCTGGCGTCAGGATGGCGTCGCCTTAAGCTGGGCCTATCTGGAGCCGGTTCTCGGCCGCTGTGGCAGTCAGCCGCTGTTGCCTTATGTCGCCGGCAGCTGGGGCCCGCCCGAAGCCGCCGCTCTGACGGCCCGTCTGCTGAATATCTGAAGGATTGTCATGGCCGATCGCCAGTTTGATTCTCCTGATGCCCTGGCGCGCAGTCTGGCCAGTTTTTTGGTACGGCTGGCGCGTCGCTGTGTGCGCCAGCGTGGCCGTTTCAGCCTGGTGCTCAGCGGCGGTGGTACACCGCTGCCGCTCTACCGCCTGCTCGGTCAGGAACCCTGGCGCAGCCAGATGCCCTGGGCGCATACCTGGCTGTTGCAAGGCGATGAACGGGCCGTGCCACCGCACGATAATCGGAGCAACTGGGCCCTGATCCGCGCCACCTTTGGCGATCTGCCGCTGGCCGACGATCATTGGCTGCGGATGCGGGGCGAGCTGGGCGCTCTGGCCGGTGCGCGGGACTATCAGCTGCGCCTGCATGTCTGGGCCGGTGGTATTGACCTGCCGCGTTTCGATCTGGTTTTGCTGGGCATGGGTGAGGATGGCCACGTTGCCTCATTGTTTCCCGGTCGACCGGCAGCGGCTGTTCAGGGCGCCCTGGTGGTGGCCGAGACCGCCGCCATCGGTCAGCCGCCGGTGCCGCGCATCAGTCTTGCTCTGCCGCTGATCAATGCCGCCCGCTATCGCTGCCTGCTGCTCACCGGCAGCCGCAAGCGGCTGTTGTGGCAACAACTGCAGCAACGGCCGACCAGGCTTCTGCAGCTGCCCGTCAGCCAACTGGCGCGCCCGCTTTTTTGCTATATGAGTGAGTAACGATGGTGTCGCACCGCACGCCAACGGCTGCGTTGCTGGAATCGCTTCGCTGCTTCAATGGACATTCGTACGCCTTTATGGCGCGACCCTGGCGCGCCGTGCAAGCCATGCTGGTGTTTCGTTGGCAGACAAGACGATTTTGCGGTAGATAATGCAACATCCTTATATCAAAGGCTTGTTCATTTTAAATGACTGTACAGCAAGACAATAAGTCCTTGCAGGATGGG is part of the Desulfuromonas thiophila genome and encodes:
- the pgl gene encoding 6-phosphogluconolactonase produces the protein MADRQFDSPDALARSLASFLVRLARRCVRQRGRFSLVLSGGGTPLPLYRLLGQEPWRSQMPWAHTWLLQGDERAVPPHDNRSNWALIRATFGDLPLADDHWLRMRGELGALAGARDYQLRLHVWAGGIDLPRFDLVLLGMGEDGHVASLFPGRPAAAVQGALVVAETAAIGQPPVPRISLALPLINAARYRCLLLTGSRKRLLWQQLQQRPTRLLQLPVSQLARPLFCYMSE
- the gnd gene encoding phosphogluconate dehydrogenase (NAD(+)-dependent, decarboxylating), encoding MQLAMLGLGRMGMNMARRLARDGHQLCVWNRTVERAQELAARESSVSAYGSLTELVASLTPPRQLWLMVPAGVAVDTLIDQLVPLLAPGDLLIDGGNSYYKDACRRADQLEARGLLFCDAGVSGGIWGLSEGYCLMVGGCRSAFDRIEPLLVSLAPPQGYLYCGAAGAGHFVKMLHNGIEYGMMQAYAEGFAVLEASDYGDQLDFAAVAHLWNQGSVVRSWLLELLEHAFTDDSRLQQLSGYVADSGEGRWTVQQAVETGVAAPVIALSLFQRFASRQPDAFSNRVLAALRREFGGHAVKSSAESQASP
- the zwf gene encoding glucose-6-phosphate dehydrogenase: MTASQPDVLAGAYGQCQPFRIEALRPCTLVILGASGDLTRRKLMPALYNLFELGALPSGCQILGCGRTALTSDHFREQMLVAIRQQRALTMEEWERFARLLAYRRLDYAQQADWQDLASWLRQPGLPASRLFYCALPPDQYATVACQLGAVGLQQATAPDYSRLIIEKPFGHDLASAIALDASLHQIFAEDQLFRIDHYLAKETVQNLLMLRFANALFEPLWNRSYIDSVTIIASEQLGVGQRAGYYDRAGVLRDMFQNHLMQMLALVAMEPPSRFETETVQNEKAKLFRSLRPFSTGDPAPQLLLGQYQAGQIDGQAVVGYRAEAGVAADSCTATYALLQLYIDNWRWSGVPFYLLSGKRLAAKQTAIHIQFKQIPHSLFGHLLSAPIPANRLELAIYPQERIALHLQTKSPGGKACLAPVQLCYDYPQAPLQARLDAYEKVLLDCLQGDHMMFWRQDGVALSWAYLEPVLGRCGSQPLLPYVAGSWGPPEAAALTARLLNI